Sequence from the Aminivibrio sp. genome:
GAAAGCCCGATAGAAAGAACATATGGAAGGAGGAAGTTGTGTGCCGACTATTAACCAGCTTATCCGGCATGGCCGCGAGGAAAAAAGACGGAAGACCGACGCTCCTGCGCTGCAGGGTAATCCTGCGCGGAGAGGTGTCTGCACCCGTGTGTACACCGTGACCCCCAAAAAGCCCAACTCGGCTTTGAGAAAGGTCGCCCGTGTTCGCCTCACCAACGGGATCGAGGTAACATCCTACATCCCCGGAATCGGCCATAACCTGCAGGAGCACTCCGTAGTGCTTGTCAGGGGCGGACGGGTGAAGGACCTTCCCGGTGTCCGCTATCATATTATCCGGGGAACCCTTGACTGTGGGGGCGTGGAGAATCGCAAGAGATCCCGTTCCAAGTACGGCGCCAGGAGACCCAAGTAGGGTTTTGAGGCGCTTGAGCTTAGTTTTTGAGGAGGGGTTGACCTATGCCGCGTAAGGGGCATGTCAAGAAGCGTCAGGCTCTGCCGGACACAAGGTACGGCAGCACCGAACTGGCAAAGTTCATCAACAGCCTGATGCGGAAGGGCAAGAAAAGCGTAGCTGAGAAAATCATGTACCGGGCGTTGGATATCGCCGGGGAAAAGCTGAACACGGAGCCTTTCGAGGTTTTCAAGAAGGCCATGGACAATGTGCGCCCCCTTGTGGAAGTCCGTCCCCGCAGGGTCGGCGGCGCCACTTACCAGGTCCCCGTGGAAGTTCCCGCCGAGCGCGCCCAGATCCTCTGCATCCGCTGGATGCTCAACTATTCCAGGGCCAAGAAGGGTATGCCCATGGCCGAACGGCTTGCGAGAGAATTTATGGATGCCTACAAGGGTGAGGGCAGCTCCATAAAGAAAAAGGAAGACACCCACAAGATGGCGGAGGCAAACCGCGCGTTCGCCCACTACCGCTGGTAGCGGGGAAGCAAGGAATTTACATGCTGCAAACTGATGGAAACGAGGCTTGGTGGTAGCTATGCAGACACTTGATATGAAAAGGATACGGAATATCGGGATCGCCGCCCACATCGACGCGGGCAAGACGACCACCACCGAGCGGATTCTTTTCTACACCGGAAAGAACTACAAAATGGGCGAAACCCATGAAGGCGCGGCCACCATGGACTGGATGGAGCAGGAGAAGGAGCGGGGGATAACCATTACCTCCGCGGCTACTACGTGCGTTTGGGGAGATCATTTTATCAATATAATTGATACGCCCGGCCACGTGGATTTCACCGTGGAAGTCGAGAGGTCCATGAGGGTTCTCGACGGAGCGGTCGCGGTATTCTGCGCCGTCGGGGGCGTCGAGCCCCAGTCGGAGACCGTCTGGCGCCAGGCGGACAAGTATCATGTTCCCAGAATCGCCTTCGTGAACAAGATGGACCGCATCGGAGCCGATTTTGATAACGTCGTCCGGGGTATCAAGGAGAAGCTTGGAGCCAGGCCTGTTCCCATACA
This genomic interval carries:
- the rpsL gene encoding 30S ribosomal protein S12 is translated as MPTINQLIRHGREEKRRKTDAPALQGNPARRGVCTRVYTVTPKKPNSALRKVARVRLTNGIEVTSYIPGIGHNLQEHSVVLVRGGRVKDLPGVRYHIIRGTLDCGGVENRKRSRSKYGARRPK
- the rpsG gene encoding 30S ribosomal protein S7, giving the protein MPRKGHVKKRQALPDTRYGSTELAKFINSLMRKGKKSVAEKIMYRALDIAGEKLNTEPFEVFKKAMDNVRPLVEVRPRRVGGATYQVPVEVPAERAQILCIRWMLNYSRAKKGMPMAERLAREFMDAYKGEGSSIKKKEDTHKMAEANRAFAHYRW